One Primulina tabacum isolate GXHZ01 chromosome 10, ASM2559414v2, whole genome shotgun sequence DNA segment encodes these proteins:
- the LOC142504856 gene encoding uncharacterized protein LOC142504856: MAAIPFTLIPIPLQTTKNSFFPVRNFRISASLTPSNSSSSSNFQLNPSQSTKPETEDYIKLAFAKAEASKDSINSNPSELDAVNDDGVNKEVPLAVKLALEKAREYKKSKGAVGGQGTSFENVDKKPLVRSNGINKRHDGLKSDEVKDGGGDKDVVPLAVKLSLEKAKEYTKNKGVLGSNAETTGESESLDSGLKGGNVQSSDDSRLTKNSNKKGGLSISSIDFLGLGFADKKSGRGLPAGLVPISDPFPVGDIPEVEILIGDKSKFDDAVAVLKPVPNVEDDVDLYKPKVSTWGVFPRPRNISRTYGGGRTIRPGEALESKEERAAKEARTRQLLDAYKSITGLNIDPELKAVCEKALKDGDLLMDLGKLKEALPFYAQVMEKLPFESKLHGLAALQWSICQDSLCRSNEARVMYEKLQSHPNPDVSKKARQLVFSFQAMEMMKVGSSNVSPLSSGYQNYFEAFVKDKKNYPVQESQVDEGSSSTQTLPYIILLLSPVIIVLLIAAFQHGQRFSLF; encoded by the exons ATGGCAGCAATTCCTTTTACGCTCATTCCCATTCCCCTTCAAACCACGAAGAACAGCTTCTTCCCagtcagaaatttcagaatttcaGCCTCCTTAACCCCTTCCAattcatcatcatcctcaaatTTTCAACTAAACCCATCTCAGTCCACGAAACCGGAAACTGAAGATTATATTAAGCTTGCATTTGCCAAAGCTGAGGCATCTAAAGATTCCATAAATTCTAACCCTTCAGAACTTGATGCTGTTAACGATGACGGTGTAAACAAAGAGGTGCCTTTGGCTGTTAAACTTGCTCTAGAGAAGGCGAGGGAGTACAAGAAAAGCAAAGGTGCTGTGGGAGGTCAAGGTACCAGTTTTGAGAATGTTGATAAAAAACCACTTGTACGATCTAACGGTATAAATAAAAGGCATGATGGGTTAAAGTCTGATGAAGTTAAGGATGGTGGTGGGGATAAGGATGTTGTTCCATTGGCTGTTAAACTGTCCCTGGAGAAAGCAAAGGAGTATACGAAGAACAAAGGTGTTCTTGGAAGTAATGCAGAAACAACAGGGGAAAGTGAATCATTAGATTCAG GACTCAAGGGAGGGAATGTACAAAGTTCGGACGATAGTAGATTGACAAAGAATTCCAATAAGAAGGGGGGATTGAGTATTTCAAGTATCGACTTTCTGGGGCTCGGCTTCGCAGATAAGAAGAGTGGTAGAGGCTTGCCAGCAGGTTTGGTTCCGATTTCAGATCCTTTTCCGGTAGGAGATATTCCAGAAGTGGAGATACTCATAGGGGATAAGAGCAAGTTTGATGATGCAGTTGCTGTATTAAAGCCAGTGCCAAATGTAGAAGATGACGTTGATTTATACAAGCCGAAGGTTTCTACATGGGGAGTTTTCCCTAGACCCAGAAACATTTCAAGGACA TATGGTGGTGGTAGAACAATACGTCCTGGGGAGGCACTTGAATCTAAGGAAGAGAGGGCTGCTAAAGAAGCACGAACAAGGCAGTTGCTAGATGCCTACAAGAGCATAACAGGCCTAAACATTGACCCCGAGTTAAAAGCTGTTTGTGAAAAG GCATTAAAGGACGGTGACTTGCTAATGGATCTTGGAAAACTCAAGGAGGCACTGCCCTTCTATGCACAAGTAATGGAAAAGTTGCCATTCGAG AGTAAACTTCACGGATTAGCAGCTTTGCAGTGGTCTATATGTCAGGATTCACTTTGCAG ATCCAATGAAGCACGTGTGATGTACGAGAAGCTTCAGTCTCATCCCAATCCAGATGTTAGCAAGAAGGCAAGACAACTAGTGTTTAGCTTCCAG GCGATGGAAATGATGAAGGTTGGCAGCTCGAACGTTTCTCCTCTCAGCAGTGGCTATCAAAATTACTTTGAAGCCTTTGTCAAGGACAAGAAAAATTACCCTGTGCAAGAATCTCAAGTGGATGAAGGTTCATCGAGTACTCAAACCTTACCATATATTATTCTTCTGCTTTCTCCGGTTATAATTGTCTTACTGATCGCTGCTTTTCAGCATGGACAAAGATTTTCCTTGTTTTAG
- the LOC142505946 gene encoding uncharacterized protein LOC142505946, with protein MLIFRSPGIKFPAIRIGYPEVSMLKSNFNVCIFSKFHTGAELVSRGNPCFFQTFLQRQHGRTHILAARRDYQPSYDNDSNMEPFWVNPLREAIWGVRTLLGFLIEQPSQLRYIEWPSFQRTLKTATLTLVLVALLIVALASVDSALSYLLALLLRRKA; from the exons ATGTTAATTTTTCGTTCTCCAG GTATCAAATTTCCGGCTATTCGTATAGGTTACCCTGAGGTGTCCATGCTCAAGAGTAACTTCAATGTGTGTATATTTAGTAAATTTCACACTGGCGCTGAGTTAGTTTCAAGAGGG AATCCCTGCTTTTTTCAAACTTTTCTTCAACGGCAGCATGGAAGAACGCATATTTTAGCTGCGAGAAGAGATTATCAGCCGAGCTACGACAATGACTCAAACATGGAGCCTTTTTGGGTGAATCCATTAAGAGAGGCTATCTG GGGTGTTCGAACTTTACTTGGATTTTTAATTGAACAACCTAGCCAGTTAAGGTACATAGAGTGGCCAAGCTTTCAAAGAACG CTGAAGACGGCTACCCTGACTCTTGTTCTTGTTGCTTTGCTTATCGTTGCCCTGGCCTCGGTTGATTCAGCCTTGTCTTATCTACTTGCCTTGTTGTTGAGGAGAAAGGCATGA